The following nucleotide sequence is from Alteromonas sp. V450.
AGTAAGGCACAATGAAGAACGCTGTTATTTCTCTTTGCGCATTGGCCTCAACAGGCACAATAAATCCGCTAAGTTCAACGAACTTTCCGTTAAATGAATCAACCGTATTCACCGAGATAAGCGCTTGCTGGTATTCATCATCAAACGTGCGTTGAATAGACTGAAATACCTGCTCATGAAGGGGTAAATCCTGCGAAGGATTTTGAGTAGATTGGGCCGTACCCAACAATGCCTTTTCGGCCTTAGGCAACAGTGCATCCCAAGATAAGGCTACAAATTGTTGCCCCGCGTTTAATCTGGTTCTGTCTTGAAAAATCGCAGAATTATTCTCAAATAAGTACTCTTTAACGCTATTCAGTTTACCGCTCAGGCCCAGCCCCACCAGCGCGCCCATTGCAGTGAAACCAACAAGAGAAGCGAGTAAACCATACGTGGCGCGCTTCATACTTGCTCCCGACACTTAACTCGCTAGAATTTTAACTTTACGGGTATAAGTTACCGGCACATTCTTTTTAAGCGCATAAACTTTAAGTACGAGCTCATGCTTGCCTTCTTCTTGTGCCTGAAAGCTAATGGCTTGCTCACCTTTCGTAGAAGGTAAAGAAAAACGCTGCGGCGAAAGTAGCGCAACACCATTACTGGGTATTACGTCAACCGTGACATCTTTATAGTTTGAAGGAATATTAAATTTAAGCGGTACAGCTGACGCTTCATGTTTAACCACTTCTCGCTTCCTCTCAATATTGAGTGAAATGAGTGGCTCCTTAGCCGCCGCTAGATGCTGCTGCATCATGGGGTGCTGAAAGCCAAACTGCATATTTCCCATACCGGCGTGTAGTTCACACGCAGTACTACAAAATGCTATGAGGCTTGATAAAGCTATAGCGGCAACGACTGTCTTTTTCATATCAGTTACTCCTCGTAAAGCGCGAAGCTGTCTAGCACTAACGAATAGGCAGATGAACCTAGTGCACTTTCGTGGTTATCTATTTTTACTGTGCCTTCAAACCAATACGGGTCGTACAAGTTCTCAACTGCAATGCCTTCTTTATATTCAACATACAAGATTTGATTTGGAGGCGGCGGTGGCATGTGTAAACAAGCGCCAAAATAAGGAACAACGAAAAACGCCGTCGCTTTTTGCTCATCGTTTTGTTCTAAAGGCACAATAAACCCAGGAATACGAATGGCCTTTCCGTCAAACGCCTCTATTACTCGCGTCGACACTAACGCTTGTTGGTATCGCTGTGCTTGTTCATCTTCTAGCTGCTTTGAAGCAAAGTCATCGACAGAGTCGGCGGCAGAGCCATCGGCAATATCGTTTAAAAACTCGGGTCTGTTTAAAAGCGCACTTAAATCGTCTTCGGGCATCAGGGCTACCCAGTCAATTTCCTCGTAATCGGCGGCTTGGGTTGGATTTAACAAACTAATTAAAACCAATAGTGCAGCAATAAAACCCGACTTAACGCTAAAGTGCGCAGCAAAAAATTTCACAAACATGATCCAATAATCGTCCTACAATCACGTTATAACATATCACAAGATGTGTGTAACGTGATTAAGATTTATCTTTTCAAAATGTTAATTTAGCGCCAAAGCGAGCACAGTTTTCTGGGGCCTTCTGACTTTTTCTGTTCATTTTTAAGGCTTTCTGAAAACAACAGGGTAGTTAAAAACCTTGAGGCAAAAGCCCTCAGCTGTAGGTATTAGACACTGACAATAAACACTCAGTAAATGTCCATATCACTCCGCTCGAGGAAACGTAATTTATGGTTCTACACCATACAAAAGAGCTTGGTAGAGACAGACCCCGAATAGTTAACTGTTTGTAATTTAATACATGCTACCAGGAAAAAAATACACGTTGTTTCTTTATCTACATTTTCCCACTCTTCAAAAAAAGAAAATAAAATTTATAAATCAACGACTTAAAACAAAAAACCAAAGAACGCTTATTTGGCACAGATCACGCATACACTAGACTAACGGATAAACACAGAACGTAATTTGTAGCTAGGAAGCTTTAGCGACGGAGAGGCCAAATTGCGTAGATGACAAATACTGAAGGCGACAACATTGGAAGTACATGGAGAGGTCGCCAAGGATAAATGGAAACGTCGGTATTTGGAGTTAAGGGATGACTGTAGAAGATTCGTTAAACTGCTATTCGATGATGAGGTTAGGTAAAAGAAAACCTAAATAAACTCGCAGGATGCAAGGCTCTTGTTTCATAAGGAATGCAAGCAAGCGCTGAGTACCTACATCGTAAGCACTGACAGTGATGTCTTGTGCAGCAAGGGACTGTTGACCCAATTTGGCTCCGTTGAATGTACGTGTGTGTTGCTTCAGCGAGACCATTGTGAGGACACTGGTAATGTCGTCGATGTTGCTAGTGAGTCGTCAACCGACGACTTCCCTCTCCCCTCTAAGGCCCATCCCGGCCTTTACATACCTCTGATTTTGGCCCGCCTTTGGCGGGCATTTTTTTATCTGTAACTATGCTAGTATTAACGCGACGTTCGCCGCCTATACTATGAGATTCCTGAGTGATATTCGTTTGAGTTTTTACTCAGGCAGCGAGTTGGCCATTAACGCGAGCCCATCGGTTAAATTAACTATGCAAGCGCTTCTATACAGCACCATTTTACTAGAGTATGTCTATTTCACGCTTCAAGTAATCGCGCTTTCATTACATCTACACGTCTTTATTTACAAGAATATCCCTTGCAGTTCCGTTTTCAAAAACCGTGTTGATAAGTTAATCAGACCATAAAAAATAAGGCCCAGAACGAAAGTTGGGCCTCAATTTTATAAGGTTAAAATGGTAAAAAGTTAAATGCGTATTCAAGCTTCGTCTGAGCCACGTCAGCAGCACCAAAGTTGATCATACGAATGCGTGCTAGAAGCTTGTTCTCAAGCGCTTCATCCTCTAATTCACTACTTATCAGTAATACTGAAGAAAGACTACCATTGGGCTCGATAGTTAAGCTCACTGTCACTTTCCCTTCTAAGTCAGGATCCTGCCGCAGTGCTCTGCGATAAAGCGCGTAAACTGCACCTTTATTAGCATCCAACACCTTGCGGATTTGTTCAATATCCCTGTCACCTATTACTTGAGACTCTACTTCAATGCGCTTCGCTGCAAGAGACGCGGTGCCCTCTTCGGGCGCGGCAAACTCTGTCGTCCTGCGTCCTTCCAGCTCTCCTCTCGCTCCGATATTTTGGCTGATACTGGCATTCTTCAAGCTACCAGGCGCTGCAGATAATGCCTCTGCTCCAATGCGCTTTCTGCTGGTTTGCTCTTGTTTACCCGCACCTTCAATCGTCTTCGTATTGGCTACATTGGCCAAGTTCAAATCACTTCGCATACTGGCTAGATCGTCTGAAAATGCCAGTAATCCAGTTTGTTTTGCGTTTTCCCTCGCTTGTGCCACCTTTTCCTCCTTGGTCTTTTCAACTGGAACAGGTCGAGGTTTCTCAACGACAGGTTCAATGGTCTTCACCGGCTCTCGAGGTTTTACCTCCTGTTTTGGCGGTTCTATCTTAGGCTGTGGCTTAGGTTTAACCTCTGGAGGAGGTGGCAATGGCTTTGGCTTTAGAATACGAGCAAGTTGAGGCGGTAACGTCTCTTTTTCTTCACGGGTTTGCTCTGGTAATTGTATCCAATTAATAACTACCGCAAAAACAACAGCGACAATAAGACTCACATACGTAATTTTGCTGAAACGCTTATTTTCTTGCTCACTGGACGACCAAGGTAGCTGTGTTTGAAAGTAGATACTACTCATCACCGGCCTCCTTAGTCATCATTTGCTCAACGGCTAAAGATACGTCGGTGTAACCCGCCTCTGCACAGGTATACATGATTTTTTTCAATAACGCATATGGTACCGACTCATCGCCCATTACCGTTATCGCTCGGCCTATCAAGCCTTCATCATTTTCAGCCTCGGTTAAAGTTTTGGGCGCTTTTTCATCAGCTTTACTTGCTCGATAATGGAGCTCATCTAAGAGTGCTGTTATCGTATCTTCTGGTTTTTTCAACACATCTTCCACCGAAGCGACCTTATTTCCCTGCAGCACAATATCGTTGTTATTCACAAGAATAAGCAGTGTTTCTTTAGCAGGTTTTTCACTCATCGCTTCTGGCAAAGTTACCGACTTATGATTATCTAGTACTTGTACATCAGACGCATTTAGCATTAGAAAAAAAACAAGAATAGTGAATATGTCCATTAAAGAAACAAGACTAAGCTTGGCTTGCTGACTATGGCGTTTGTGGTTTCGAGCCATCCGTCTGGCTTGTACTGATTGCCTCACAACCCCTCCTTCGCGCTAGCAGATTGAGCGTTTTCACCTATTGCCCAGTCAAAACGGGGCATGCCCGCTGGTATCTCCGCAAATGAAACGTCTGGAAACAACGCAGCGTCAACGACCGACGCTGCCACAACGTCTTTGTAAGAGCGCGTCCTTTCTAATAGCGTAACAATGGTCTGGTAGTCTACATCGTCCTCTATCATTAACACGATGTCGTCTTTCTCAGTCCCCTTTGCCAATAAGGTTTGCTTTAATTGTTTCAGTACAAGCTGAATGCCATCCCAATCTTGGAGTACTTCCCCCTGCTCAGCATCGTCTAAGACCGGGAGTTGCTGTACTAAATAGCCGGATGGAAAGTAGATTGCGCTACCTTGTGAACTTACTACCAACTCAATTTGCTGACTTTCTATACTTTCTCCATCACCAAGTGCATCAAGCCCAGGTAATTTAAGTTCAACGACGGTAATGCGAGAAAACACCATCATCATGAGTAGAACGGGTACCAACACTATCATTAGGTTAAGAAATGAGGTTATATCCAACTCGGCGTCTGGCTTTCTCAGGCGTGTACGTTTGCCTAACATGATTGCTTACTCATCCGTTTCGCGACTAAGTGACGCTACTGCCTTTTTTGCCATTAGCGCGTTAAGGCACTTCACGCCAGCCATTTCCATACTATCTACAATTTCTGTGGTTTTAGATTGAAGTAAAGAATGGAAGCCCAACAGTGGAATAGCAGCTATCAAACCAAATGCTGTGGTATTCATTGCAATAGAAATACTTTGAGATAACAAACTCGCTTTTTCTGAAGGATCGGCGTTAGCCACAGCTGAAAAGGCGGCGATCAAGCCAATAATTGTACCCAGTAGACCGAGCAGTGTGGAAATATTCGCCAGCGTGCCTAAGTAGGGCGTACGTTTCTCGAGACGGGGAATGGTTTCCATTAACCCTTCTTCCATAGCGTACTCGATATCTTCTCGTCTAGGGCTTACTTGGAGGCGGGCAATACCTGCCCCAATAACACGGCTGATAGGTGCTTTTCCTTGCTCTCCCAAACGACGTACCTGATCGTATTGTTGGCTACTTAAAAGCGGCTCCAATTCTGCGAAAGCGCGCTTGTTCGTTCGCTTCGCTGCGCTTAAGAAAAAGTAACGCTCAAGCGCGATGGCAATACCTATCGCTAGGACAATGGCAATAGGGAACATAAATGGGCCACCTTCTTGAAAAAAGCGAATGATTACTTCGAAGACTTGCATGATTTTTCCTCTGTAAAAATGGCAGCGTTAACACAGCCGCTGCACTTGTCATTTTAAATTGTTCTGACACAAAATAACGTATCCCCACTCTCACACTTTTTATGGTATTGATACCTATTTTTCAGCCTGCTTTACCGGTACATTCTCGTGAGTTCGCGTTACGCCAAACTCATGTGATAATGCAACCTTGCGTAAAAATTGCTTCCGTTCTATCGGTTTTAGTTTGTTGCTTTGCGGCTTCCAAGACAGCGTACCTTCAATTTTTCGATGTTTGGGTAACTGCCAAGGTACAATACTGATCACGCGGGGCTGCTCTTTATCGCCGCGAATTGTGGCTTCTAATCGCAATGGTTCATTCTTCTGCTTTTCTTCTTGCTGAGCGCTAGTTGGTAAACTTGTAAACAACAAGGTGCATGCAATACTCAACAATACAAATAGCAATGTAAAAATCGACTTAATCATGTTGGCGTCCTTCATCAGTTGCAGGTAGCTGGCGTTTTACATCGGCTATCCAGCGTGCAATCTTTTTTGATTCCTTTTGGTTAACTTCACCAGTCACAGGTGAATTAACTAGCGCGGCATACTTTTCGTAATATTGCAGCGCCTTGTTTTTTTCGCCCATATATAAATCGTATAAAATGCCCAAGTTATAATATGTGGTGGGATTGCCAGGCCATGCATCGAGGGCGTCTAAATACAAACTCTCAGCCATGGTAAACTCGCCCTCTTCTCGTGCCATTATGCCCA
It contains:
- a CDS encoding DUF3299 domain-containing protein, whose amino-acid sequence is MKRATYGLLASLVGFTAMGALVGLGLSGKLNSVKEYLFENNSAIFQDRTRLNAGQQFVALSWDALLPKAEKALLGTAQSTQNPSQDLPLHEQVFQSIQRTFDDEYQQALISVNTVDSFNGKFVELSGFIVPVEANAQREITAFFIVPYFGACIHYPPPPPNQIVFVSLSNAHKQGGINGIDIQQAYMFSGEFSTGLYEDLQGTSAYLLDVVEIKPYSGLGNGINDDNAELTNGAFHIESDIR
- a CDS encoding DUF3299 domain-containing protein → MKFFAAHFSVKSGFIAALLVLISLLNPTQAADYEEIDWVALMPEDDLSALLNRPEFLNDIADGSAADSVDDFASKQLEDEQAQRYQQALVSTRVIEAFDGKAIRIPGFIVPLEQNDEQKATAFFVVPYFGACLHMPPPPPNQILYVEYKEGIAVENLYDPYWFEGTVKIDNHESALGSSAYSLVLDSFALYEE
- a CDS encoding AgmX/PglI C-terminal domain-containing protein, which translates into the protein MSSIYFQTQLPWSSSEQENKRFSKITYVSLIVAVVFAVVINWIQLPEQTREEKETLPPQLARILKPKPLPPPPEVKPKPQPKIEPPKQEVKPREPVKTIEPVVEKPRPVPVEKTKEEKVAQARENAKQTGLLAFSDDLASMRSDLNLANVANTKTIEGAGKQEQTSRKRIGAEALSAAPGSLKNASISQNIGARGELEGRRTTEFAAPEEGTASLAAKRIEVESQVIGDRDIEQIRKVLDANKGAVYALYRRALRQDPDLEGKVTVSLTIEPNGSLSSVLLISSELEDEALENKLLARIRMINFGAADVAQTKLEYAFNFLPF
- a CDS encoding biopolymer transporter ExbD, with amino-acid sequence MRQSVQARRMARNHKRHSQQAKLSLVSLMDIFTILVFFLMLNASDVQVLDNHKSVTLPEAMSEKPAKETLLILVNNNDIVLQGNKVASVEDVLKKPEDTITALLDELHYRASKADEKAPKTLTEAENDEGLIGRAITVMGDESVPYALLKKIMYTCAEAGYTDVSLAVEQMMTKEAGDE
- a CDS encoding biopolymer transporter ExbD; the encoded protein is MLGKRTRLRKPDAELDITSFLNLMIVLVPVLLMMMVFSRITVVELKLPGLDALGDGESIESQQIELVVSSQGSAIYFPSGYLVQQLPVLDDAEQGEVLQDWDGIQLVLKQLKQTLLAKGTEKDDIVLMIEDDVDYQTIVTLLERTRSYKDVVAASVVDAALFPDVSFAEIPAGMPRFDWAIGENAQSASAKEGL
- a CDS encoding MotA/TolQ/ExbB proton channel family protein, which encodes MQVFEVIIRFFQEGGPFMFPIAIVLAIGIAIALERYFFLSAAKRTNKRAFAELEPLLSSQQYDQVRRLGEQGKAPISRVIGAGIARLQVSPRREDIEYAMEEGLMETIPRLEKRTPYLGTLANISTLLGLLGTIIGLIAAFSAVANADPSEKASLLSQSISIAMNTTAFGLIAAIPLLGFHSLLQSKTTEIVDSMEMAGVKCLNALMAKKAVASLSRETDE